CATTCAAAGTTATGGTATAGTCCTCAATATACCCATCAGTACCCCAACCACTAAAATATTCACCCTCAAATTCTGAATTCATAAGCATATCATCAACGGTATTTTGAAGGTAATCATTTCTTTCGAAAAATAGTTTTAATCCAGCCTCTAATAACTGTTTATCATACTCAAAATTATCATTAAAATAATCTCTTAAGTTGTCTTCTTCACTTTCTAAAAATGCCGATAATGAATTATAGTAGGATAAATCTGGTAAATCCGCTTCTAAATCCTCGTGGATACTGTTTTGATCTTTGTTAGCAAAATCCTTATAATTATTTGATATAAATACAATATTTTCTGGCTCATTATCATTACAATATTCAACAATACTTTCCCATATAATAGCGTCTTGAAAAGAAACTTTGTTTTCATCAAATGGCTTTATGTTATTAAAGTATTTGAATGAGATTTTTTCCGTAATATCATTTGACGTAGGGTATTCAATAATTTTTATGTCATTTTCTTCTATCATTTTATCCAAGAAATCTTTGTATTTTCCAGTTATTTTATCAGCTTTTAAATTTTCAAAATCAATTATCCCTGACGACCCTAGTTTTATCAAATCATTTTTTGTACTCTTTACCTTTTTAACAAGTGGTCTAATTTCATCCCTATATTTTTTTAATATTTCATTATAATTGAACTTCGTAATACAAAGATCTACTGGTTCATGTCGAGTATACTTAAGTAACTTCTTAATATCTGAAGATTTGAAAAAGAAATCATTAAAAATAATATTTGTGTCCAAAATTATTAAATAAGACATAAATAAACTCCTTTTTTGAGAATGCATCCTTCTCTATAGTTCGCCAAGAAATCCAATATTGTTCCTTTAAAAATTATTCACTTTTATTATTTCTCTTATGATCAAAGTTAAAATAGAAATTACAATCTTCAAGGGAACTATTTAATCAGGATTAAGAAACTAATACTGGTTCATTTACGTAAACAATTTCCCACCCGTTTTTATACATCTCATCTATATCGCTTTGCGTTAATCCTTCAGAATTCATTGCAAGACACAAGAGATGTGTAGGTCTACTCATTCCAACATACGCAACTTTTAGTGTCTCTTGTCCAGTTTTCTGGTTAGCTATTTTGTTATCATATTGTCCCTTTATAAAAGGGAGTATTTTCCTAAGATCATGGATTCTATTATAATAAGTTTCTAAGTAAAGAGTCGCCTTATGGGTTTCGCCTTTTACACCATGTACAGTATCAACCTTTACTTCTATTTCAGGATGATTGGGTGATATATATGTGTTCGATACCTTTGAATCCAACTTAATTGGTTGAATAGAGTTATCTTCAAAAAATTCTTTTGATGCTTTTGTTGTATTTATTCTTGGCCATATGAATTTTAAATTACATATTAAATAATTCTTAATTTCCGCATAAACTTTAGCGTTATATTGTTCTTGTTCATGATGGATTTTATATATCCATTCACCCATTTGCTTCTTTAACTGAAAATACTCTTTACTATAGTAATCTTTTAAATAAATCATAAATGAATTTTTAGTAAAATACCTTCCTACTTGCGCTTCTCTATCATTTTTTATTCCTTCTAAATATAGGAAGCGAAGAATAGCATTTATTATGGAATCATAATAAATCCTAACCCCATTTTCGTCTAATTCTTCTCTTGACCTCTTTTTAATATACGAGACCAAATTATTAAAGTAAGTTAATTTATTATTAGTTGCACCCCTATTATACCTTGGATAATAAGAGGCTAGACACGGTTTATTGATAATATCCCCTGTATCGTTTCCCCGCCATCCAATTGCCTTAAAATCATTTATTTTGTTGTTTCCCTCTTGAGTTTGTAGATTATACTCCTTGATTAACTCAACAAACTTTTCCAATACACTTGTAATATCTTGATTGTTAAATAAAATGATATGAGGTTTTAATGATTGTACTTCATTACTACCCATTATTTGATGATTTTGATCTACACTAATTGTCGTTAAAACTTTAGAAATACTTAATCCAAATCTTTGAGTTTGAGAGATTTCTAAACATGAACTCCCATTTGGGTTCCAAATTAAACTTTGATTAGAATTTCCACTTTCAAAGATTGCTTGATTTGGATCCCCAAATTTTTGAATAATTACTTGATTATCAAACAGGTTTTGAATTACAAAGTTTTGGTGGGGGTATGTATCTTGTGATTCATCAATAAACACATATTTAAACCTATTAGAAAACAATCCTCTTAATTGATCCCCAAATTTATTAATATATATTTCGGCTAAATAATAGGCATCGTCATAGCATAAGATTCCATCTTTCAATAGCTTTAGTTTTAGTGACTCAATCCACTTATAGATATCCATCTTTTCTTTAGCAGAAAAGTCTCCATGTTTTGGAATACTTTTTGAGGGGCGCTTTATAATTATCTCATTTCCATTTATTCCGTCAGTTATAATATTATTATCATTAATTTTACGTAGCCTAATATTTTTTAAAAGCTCACCTCTACTTTTCAAATAGTATCTAGAATTTGTTTGAGTTTCAGCATCGAAGCCTTTTAAACCATATATTAATTGCTTATTTAGCTGCTCTTCATAATATTTTTGATTGATAATGATAGATTTAGTTTTTCTTCTTAAAGCGTAATATGGAATAGCTAAATATTTGTCTACAAAAGATTGAAAAGTCCCAAAAAAGTTAGGATAAGAAAATAGAATATCAGCTTTTGAGCCTAATCTATATTTAATCTCATCAATTGCAACATTTGTATGAGTAAGGACGCAAATGCCCCTTCTATCTTTAAAAGGCATTTTCTGTGCTAAGATAAATAGCTTAGCAAGTAATACAGTGGTTTTACCGCTACCGGGAACAGCCTTAACATCACTAGTATTCATTGATTTAATTATTTCCCGCCTTGGATCATCAAAAAAGGACCCTTTTGGTAAAAAGATTTCTTCAGCTCTAATAATTTCTTTATCAGTTATAGAGGGTTCGAACATATACATTTTTATTTCCCTCCTTTCGTTACAAATTCTACAGCTTGGGCCAAATACTTAATGTTTGCGTCATTTTCTAACTCTGATCCACTAACTTTTTCTTTAACTAGCATCTGCGCTAAGTATTGAGCAGTTATTGCTTTAGAGATATATCCATCTAACAAATATTTATAAATATCATAAGCTATTTTTTCATCCGAATATTTGTAAAGTCCCCAATGTTTTTTAATATCATTTACCTCTTCATCAATTATATCCTTAAATATTTTCTCGTTTGCTACCACTCCTTTATTTACCTCTATTTTTGCAGCCAAGACCGCTTGTAATATGTAATCTTTCAAATTACTTAAAGCGAAATCATATTCCAAAGTCCAATTTGATGAAACAAACACTTTTACATTGTCTTTTGATAGTTCCTTATCCTTTTGTTGACGTTTTTTTATCTTTAATAAATCAATAAAATTAGTATCCAATTTTAGCTTGGAAAACCTTTCATGTTTATCTTTAAAGCCATTCGGTAATCTCCCTTTGGTGTTAACACTTCTTATTGCATCTAAAAAGCTAGTATTGCTTTCAAAAACTACATTCTTAATTTTGTGGAATTCTATATCTTGACTTAATTCTTTAAGTTGATCAATATTTGAATCAGTAATGCAGAAAATATCCGAAGAAAGGTTTTTATTAATATAGTATTCCATTGGTCGTACATCCAAATCTGTAATTATCGCAACTGGAATATTCATTTTCTTTCCGTCTTTTCTCATAAAAATTTTAGCATACCTTAAAAATGCTGTACTACCAACATTTACAATAGATATTCCATATTTATGTAAAGGCTTACCCAATATCATTGCGATTGTAGGAACTAAAAGATTCTCAGCGTCTCCTTCAACTAATATTACTCCCCTTGCAAAGAATAGATTTGCTTTCGTTGCATCTAAAAATCTTTCTAAGAAACTATAATCATCCTCAGCAAGTTGTGTATATTCGGGACCCATTGGATAGACTTGGTTATCTCTACAGATGATTAAGTTTTTTAGATTAATAGAAGATGCTAATGTAGTACTATGAGTTGTTAAAATAAATTGACCTTTCTTTTGGACATTTTGCAGAAAATCAATTAATCTTAGCTGTGCTTGTGGATGTAGATGTGCCTCTATTTCTTCAATTAATGCTAATTTCATGCCATCTATTGAATTATCTTGAAGCAGTAATAACTCTGTAGCAATAAATAATAGATTTAAAGTACCTAACCCAGAAGTATTATCATCAATTATTAAGCTTAATTTTCTTAGAACATCTGCAAGTTCTACATCAGATATGCTAAAAACAGCTTTGGATTGTTTGCCTTCTGGAAAAAACTCATTTAAAAATTGATTTAAGGCATCACTTATTTTACTACCTGTCGAAGTAATAACTTGTTGTTTATCTGAATCTTCTATAGTGATTGTTTCTTTTGAGAAATAATCATTGATTTGTTGATTTGCTTTTTTAATAAAATACACTAATGGGTGATTATCCTCTTTTATTTGGAATAATTCATGACTTTTAAGAATTTGCGCAAGCCTTGAACGATATCCAGGTGTCAATTCATGTTCAGCATCCCTTAACGGTTTCAAATATGTTGTCCTTAATAATTCCCTTGCTGCACCATCAAGTTGAATATCAGCTCCTTCTACTCCTGCTCTAATATCCAAAACGATCCCATTTTTAACAATTTTAGCTTTTAGTCTAATGTGCAATTCATAGTCATCATCTTTATTAAAATTAAGCCACTCAATAAAATTACCCGCCTCCGTGGGAGACAAGTCTGTAAAAGTACATTCAATTTTTAACTCATTAGTTCTCTTGCCACCTAAAGGCTTATAAAAATCTTTTTCAGTCATCCGTTGATAGTCATTACTTTGAGTTCCTAGTATGTATTTAATTGCATCAATTATTGCCGTCTTTCCCGAATCATTTTCTCCAACTAACAAATTAAGACCATTATTAAACGGAACTATTAATCCGGGTTCTTCATTAATAGTCCCATATTTTCTAAAATTCCATATTCTAAGTTCACTTAAATACAAAATTATCACCCTCAATTTGGAACATCCGGCTCAGTTCCATCCTTTTTATTAGAATTCTTCTAATTCGCTATAAAGGAGTCAAGACTACCTCTTACCATAAATCATGAGGAGAACTCTGAAAGGAAGTAGACTGGCCACTCTTTTGAATACTTAATGAAAGGCCTGTCACTACCCTTATCTTAGACAGAATCAACAGTATATATTAGTCATTAATATTTGTACTCTTGGCAGAATCCTCTACAACTGTTTCCTCTATTTTTTCTAATATTTCATTAATATATTCGGAAACAACCTTATAATCTTCAATAATTCTCTTTAATAAAAATGTAGGGTGCTGTTTAAAATTTATATCGAAATCGCTCATTGTTGCTATATTAGGAGAATTACGGTGTGTCATTTTATTTCGGCAATTATTTACAAACTGATGATTTCCTTTCCACTGACCATCAATATCTGTTTCATTCTCTTGAGTTAGGTAGCTATTTATTTCATTAGCTTTATCTTGATAGTTATTACTATGAGATGAACGAGGATTAAATATCTGTTTATAATAAACCTTATCCTGATTTATATTAATGTTATAATACATTCGATATAGTTGTCCCAACATATCCCATAAACTTGAAGTCCTAAACAAGGCATTTTCAATGTAATAATATGCCAGAGCCTCTTCTTCTGAACCGATATTTAAAATGCTAAAATTATTTTGTACATTTGAAGAATAGGCATAATTTATTGCCTTTTGAAATGACAATTTTATTTTATTATCTAAATCTCGTAGAGTATCATAAATTGTTTTATATTGCATTAATTCACTCAAAACTGTTGAATTATTTTGACCAGATACAATGCCGAAAAGGAATTTTTCATTTCCCACCATTAGCTTAAAACGATTTTTATTATATGAAACATTATTAATTATATCTATTAAGTACTTTACTTCCCTATTTTTATTTTCCACCATTTCAGCTTCCTTCCATATTTGATCAGAAAAGCATCAATCCTAAGCTCTTTAAGCTCATTACATATTCACATAATCAATATCCAATAGCATCCTATATCCTGCTTTCGCTCAAAGAAAAGGCATCTTGACGCTTTCAAGATGCCCACATTATTTTGAAGAAAAATATAAATCTATGCCCCTGTAATTAGTTCAGCATTTTTATTGATCTCATCGATAACTCCAATAATTCGCTTGGCATCGTCCATGTTATCCTTAAACAGTTCAACAATACTTCCAACCGACTTAAACGGATCTTGTTGTAAGACTTTCTTATCCATTACTCCGTTCTTCACGACATAATCCACAATTAGTTTTACAAACCTACTTTGATAAATATTAAGTTTCTCGTTGGATAGAAACTCCGAAAATGCTTCATTTGCTGCTTGTGGATCTAATCCTACAATCTGTCGTACAAGCTTTGTAACTGGAGTATCACCAAAGTCCTTTTTGTAATCTTCTTTAGTTCCTAATTCATTCCAAAGGATTGTTTCCAAGGTCCTTAAATCTTGTTCAGTCAGTTGCTTATTATTTCTAAGTTTATGGATTGCTAGTTGGTCACGGTGTTCTTGTAGGTAGTGATGTACCTTCTTCTTATAATTCTGTAGGTCATTCGAATGGAAAATTGGGCCGTTTTCTTTTACTTCCAGTACTTCATCTTTGAAGTTTGTGAAGTAAATTTTTTGCTTTTCTTTTTCAATGAACTTGATAAGGTCACGTAGTGCTTCGCGGACAGTCTCTAGTTCAAAGATGTCAGCACTTTCCCAGAACTCTTCAGTCATAACTTTATCAATTACAGGCTTTTGTGCAACTACTTGTGGTATTGTTCCTAATTTAGATAATGCTTCTGCTGTCGTAACAACGCCGCGTATAGGTTTAGTAGCATTTTTTGTTTGTAATTTAGCTAGTTCAATCGTATACATTACTAAATCAAACCGTTTTGCAAATTCGTCATCATTAAATGGCACGATGATTGGTGAAACATGCTCTTTAATTTCATTTACATTCATTACAGATAATGAATTCCAATTTGCCTTATTTTTATATTTATGCACATGTTGTATATGTTGACGAACACGGAAGTTTTCATCATCCAACGCATTTAAATCTGCAAACACATCATTAATTAGCTCATTACGATGTGTAATATAATCCTCTGCTTGATATTCCATACCCTGAAGTTCTTTAATAATTTCAACCTTCGAATTAAATAACTTTTCCGTTAGACTTTCAGTAGCTTTTCCTTCCATTCCTTTTGGGTTTTCTCTAAAGAATTCAAAGTTCCCGCAATAATCAAAAATTAAGAAATGTGTTTTATCCTGTCCTATACCAAACAAATCCGGACACAATCTAGTTCCACGACCAATCATTTGCCAAAACTTTGACTTAGATCGTACTTTTTTGAAAAAGACTAGATTCACAGCTTCTGGTATATCAATACCTGTATCTAACATATCAACAGATACAGCAATTTGTGGCATCTTCTCTTTTGTAGAAAAGTCTTCGATTAATGTTTGGTAGTAGTTAATGCTATAATCGATTACCTTTGCAAATTCACCACCATACTCAGGGAAAAGGATATCAAATCGCTCAACTATTTTAAGTGCATGTTGATGATTTTTGGCGAAAATAATCGTTTTACCGAGCTTATCTCCACCCTCTACGTGTATACCTTTTTCCATTAAATTCTTGAGAACGGTATCAATTGTGTCTGCATTAAATAACCATTCATTTAATGCGCCACTATCTATATCTTCTCCGACTTCATCATCAAATGTCTCTTCGTATATTTCTTTTTCTTCATCTGATAAATCGTCATACCGAATACCTTCTTCCAGGAACTTCATTTTTGTTTCAATTGTCTTGTAATCAACAAGATATCCGTCTTCTACAGCCTTCTCCAACTCATAAGCATAAGTTGGTGCACCACTCTCTAAGTTAAATACTTCATAAGTATTTTTATCAATTTCGTCTTTTGGTGTAGCAGTAAGTCCCAGCAGAATACCATCGAAATAGTTGAAAATCGAGCGATATTTTTTGTATATACTACGGTGCGATTCATCAATAATAATTAAATCAAAGTGACCAATCGTGAATAGTTTTTTTCCATCTTTCCGTTTCGTATCATCGATTGCATTCATCATCGTCGGATAAGTGGAAAAGACCATCCGACTTTCTTCAGGATTATCTTTGTTATCCAACAGATTACATAACGATAAGCTTGGTAGAAGGTTATTAAAATTTTTCTTTGCTTGCAGTAGAAGAGTTTTTCGATCCGCTAGAAACAAAATATTCTTAATCCAATTATGACGAGAAAGAACATCAACAATCGAGATAGCAACCCTTGTTTTCCCACTACCAGTTGCCATAACTAATAACATCTTCCGTTGGTTATTTTCTAGAGCATCACATACTGCTAGAATAGAATCTTTTTGATAATAGCGGTTCGTAATATCGTCGTTTATTTCGATATTTTCAAATTTACGTTTCATCGTGAGACGGTCGATAACTAGTTTTAGATCCGCTTTGTTATAAAATCCAGATACTTTTCTTGGTGGGTAGGGTTGATGCCAAATATAAGTTTCAAAACCGTTTGTATAAAAAATAACAGGACGTTGACCATGCATTTGTTCAATACCGTCTGCATATAGTTTCGCTTGTTGTTTACCAGCATTAGGGTCTTTTGATGTACGTTTTGCTTCGATAACAGCAAGAGGCTTTCCATTATCCCCGAAGAGTACATAGTCAACAAAACCAACGCCCTGATTATTAGGCATTCCAGTCACTTCATACTCTCTAACAACATCTTTACCAAATTCCCATCCAGCCAGTTTTAAATCAAGGTCAATATACTTCTGTCTCGTATCAAATTCGTTTAATTCATCAACTTGGAAATCATATTGGTCTGTATTTGATTCACGTTTCGCTGTATTTGCTTTACGCAGTTCTTCGTTTTCCTTCATCATTTCTTCTAAACGGCGGTCTTTTGAACTTAATTGTTCGTATAAATCTTGTAATTCTTTCGGTCGAACTCGTTTTTCTTCACCATGTTGCAGCAATGACTCGTCAAATTCTTTTGCAGTATATTCATCCGAATAACAGTAATCAATCCAAGCTACAAACTGATGGAGGTTATGTAAAGAAAGAATCGCTTCATCGCGACTTATATTTGAATTAGAATGGACGGAAATATTCCCCAGCTTGACAATATACTTTAACAAAGGGAGTAAGTCTTCATCAATTACAGCGAGAAAACTAGGATCATGAATTAAACTTGATAAGTTATCTTGATATGGAACTTTTAATTCACCATCAGAACTGTAAAGCCATTTTACAGCAAGCTCTAGAGCGCGACGTGCCAAAATCGCACACGTCGCTGGACTCACAATAAGAGCCTTTTCTGCTTCTAAGCAGGCATTGGTAAAAGTTTTATATTGAGTTTTTTCTTTAAGAAATCCAAAATTTGTCGTCAAGATTATCCCTCCTTTATTTAGGAATTCGGAAGTTTTTCTTGGGTGAATAATTCTCCTTTGAAGGAACGTTGCATGAGTGTATTAAAAGTTTCTTCTAATAATTTTAGACTTATTTCCATTTTTTGTTTTTCACTTTCTATTTGTATTACTATTTCAGCAAATTGGTTTTGTATTTCAAATGGCGGCAAATAAACTTTAGCATTTTTAAAATTACTAATTGGCATCTGGGGCTGAGCCGTACCAGAAATCAATGGTTTATATACTAACGGATTTCGAAAATAATGAGTAAAATATATTGGATTTATTTTCCTCTTTCCTCTTAAAATAACCATACCCGAATTAATTCGAACGTTATTGTATGGTATGTTTTCATCGTAGAATGCTACGTTACCTACCGTTCCCCTTGTAGTAATAACTAAATCATTTCTTTGGAGTTTACCTTTTCTAAGAGCTTCATCTTTGTCTTTTGATATAAACGCCTTTTTATTAAACGAGAATCCCTTTTTAGTCACATTACCTGTATTTAAAAATAAACAATACCCCTCCTCAAAAAAATCACTTTGTTTTGGATAATTTTTACCTCGATCACCGTCTATTATTTCATAAAGGTCGTTCAATTTAACAACATCCCATTTTTTAGGATTTTTAACTACATCTCCAAACATCTCAAAAAACACACTTTGCGTTAATTGGTCTAGTGTTCCAATTTGAGCTTTTCTTTTTTCGATAAGTTTTTGGACCTTAGATAAAACTAATACTATATTATTTTGTTCATTAATTGGTAATATAGGCACTCTAAGCTCCCCAAGAATCGTAGCATTAACTCCAGCCTGTGCAGCACCTTTTTTACTTTTCTCTACTTGCGCCCAATACATAGGTGTTTGAAAATAGAAATATAAATAACTTGAGGTTACTAAATTCTGAATAGGTCTTACTCTGATTAAGTATGAGGCAAATATTGCAGGGAATGGAACATCCTCTATAAGGTAACTTTTCCCTGTTGTCGCCCCAGTTCTAGCAAATACAATATCATTATTTTTTAAGAAGAATTTCCCAACTTCTTCCTTGCTACTTACCCCTTCTGCATAAGGAACCTTTCCCCAATTTACTAAATTATCTTGAATATCTGTAATCCTTAATAATCTATATGGTTCTGAACTATCATGACTAGCAGAAGTAGTATAACCATATTGAATACTTTCTGTAACCTCTTTCAATTTCTTAAATGAGGGTTTGGCTGTATTCATCCAATCAACCCCTTTAGCTCCTTAATCCCACGGATTATTTCTTCCTCTAAATTTTGTATATTTGAAAGTAGTACACTTGCACTTTCATATTCCACTTCTTTATATTCGGTTTCTTTATACTTATTAATCGACAAGTCATAGTCATTTTCACGTAACTCATTAACTGTTACAAAGAAGGATTGTTCGGTACGTTTTCTTTCTTTTTCAG
The DNA window shown above is from Bacillus sp. T3 and carries:
- a CDS encoding PIN domain-containing protein — encoded protein: MSYLIILDTNIIFNDFFFKSSDIKKLLKYTRHEPVDLCITKFNYNEILKKYRDEIRPLVKKVKSTKNDLIKLGSSGIIDFENLKADKITGKYKDFLDKMIEENDIKIIEYPTSNDITEKISFKYFNNIKPFDENKVSFQDAIIWESIVEYCNDNEPENIVFISNNYKDFANKDQNSIHEDLEADLPDLSYYNSLSAFLESEEDNLRDYFNDNFEYDKQLLEAGLKLFFERNDYLQNTVDDMLMNSEFEGEYFSGWGTDGYIEDYTITLNEVSLDIEENAMLISFDIEIDASFSIETVDPTYEKGDLGDGMISESSSTNILVQSNIAYLLDGKEFIDYVELDRAYI
- a CDS encoding UvrD-helicase domain-containing protein, which encodes MYMFEPSITDKEIIRAEEIFLPKGSFFDDPRREIIKSMNTSDVKAVPGSGKTTVLLAKLFILAQKMPFKDRRGICVLTHTNVAIDEIKYRLGSKADILFSYPNFFGTFQSFVDKYLAIPYYALRRKTKSIIINQKYYEEQLNKQLIYGLKGFDAETQTNSRYYLKSRGELLKNIRLRKINDNNIITDGINGNEIIIKRPSKSIPKHGDFSAKEKMDIYKWIESLKLKLLKDGILCYDDAYYLAEIYINKFGDQLRGLFSNRFKYVFIDESQDTYPHQNFVIQNLFDNQVIIQKFGDPNQAIFESGNSNQSLIWNPNGSSCLEISQTQRFGLSISKVLTTISVDQNHQIMGSNEVQSLKPHIILFNNQDITSVLEKFVELIKEYNLQTQEGNNKINDFKAIGWRGNDTGDIINKPCLASYYPRYNRGATNNKLTYFNNLVSYIKKRSREELDENGVRIYYDSIINAILRFLYLEGIKNDREAQVGRYFTKNSFMIYLKDYYSKEYFQLKKQMGEWIYKIHHEQEQYNAKVYAEIKNYLICNLKFIWPRINTTKASKEFFEDNSIQPIKLDSKVSNTYISPNHPEIEVKVDTVHGVKGETHKATLYLETYYNRIHDLRKILPFIKGQYDNKIANQKTGQETLKVAYVGMSRPTHLLCLAMNSEGLTQSDIDEMYKNGWEIVYVNEPVLVS
- a CDS encoding ATP-dependent nuclease produces the protein MYLSELRIWNFRKYGTINEEPGLIVPFNNGLNLLVGENDSGKTAIIDAIKYILGTQSNDYQRMTEKDFYKPLGGKRTNELKIECTFTDLSPTEAGNFIEWLNFNKDDDYELHIRLKAKIVKNGIVLDIRAGVEGADIQLDGAARELLRTTYLKPLRDAEHELTPGYRSRLAQILKSHELFQIKEDNHPLVYFIKKANQQINDYFSKETITIEDSDKQQVITSTGSKISDALNQFLNEFFPEGKQSKAVFSISDVELADVLRKLSLIIDDNTSGLGTLNLLFIATELLLLQDNSIDGMKLALIEEIEAHLHPQAQLRLIDFLQNVQKKGQFILTTHSTTLASSINLKNLIICRDNQVYPMGPEYTQLAEDDYSFLERFLDATKANLFFARGVILVEGDAENLLVPTIAMILGKPLHKYGISIVNVGSTAFLRYAKIFMRKDGKKMNIPVAIITDLDVRPMEYYINKNLSSDIFCITDSNIDQLKELSQDIEFHKIKNVVFESNTSFLDAIRSVNTKGRLPNGFKDKHERFSKLKLDTNFIDLLKIKKRQQKDKELSKDNVKVFVSSNWTLEYDFALSNLKDYILQAVLAAKIEVNKGVVANEKIFKDIIDEEVNDIKKHWGLYKYSDEKIAYDIYKYLLDGYISKAITAQYLAQMLVKEKVSGSELENDANIKYLAQAVEFVTKGGK
- a CDS encoding Cthe_2314 family HEPN domain-containing protein encodes the protein MVENKNREVKYLIDIINNVSYNKNRFKLMVGNEKFLFGIVSGQNNSTVLSELMQYKTIYDTLRDLDNKIKLSFQKAINYAYSSNVQNNFSILNIGSEEEALAYYYIENALFRTSSLWDMLGQLYRMYYNININQDKVYYKQIFNPRSSHSNNYQDKANEINSYLTQENETDIDGQWKGNHQFVNNCRNKMTHRNSPNIATMSDFDINFKQHPTFLLKRIIEDYKVVSEYINEILEKIEETVVEDSAKSTNIND
- a CDS encoding DEAD/DEAH box helicase family protein, with the protein product MTTNFGFLKEKTQYKTFTNACLEAEKALIVSPATCAILARRALELAVKWLYSSDGELKVPYQDNLSSLIHDPSFLAVIDEDLLPLLKYIVKLGNISVHSNSNISRDEAILSLHNLHQFVAWIDYCYSDEYTAKEFDESLLQHGEEKRVRPKELQDLYEQLSSKDRRLEEMMKENEELRKANTAKRESNTDQYDFQVDELNEFDTRQKYIDLDLKLAGWEFGKDVVREYEVTGMPNNQGVGFVDYVLFGDNGKPLAVIEAKRTSKDPNAGKQQAKLYADGIEQMHGQRPVIFYTNGFETYIWHQPYPPRKVSGFYNKADLKLVIDRLTMKRKFENIEINDDITNRYYQKDSILAVCDALENNQRKMLLVMATGSGKTRVAISIVDVLSRHNWIKNILFLADRKTLLLQAKKNFNNLLPSLSLCNLLDNKDNPEESRMVFSTYPTMMNAIDDTKRKDGKKLFTIGHFDLIIIDESHRSIYKKYRSIFNYFDGILLGLTATPKDEIDKNTYEVFNLESGAPTYAYELEKAVEDGYLVDYKTIETKMKFLEEGIRYDDLSDEEKEIYEETFDDEVGEDIDSGALNEWLFNADTIDTVLKNLMEKGIHVEGGDKLGKTIIFAKNHQHALKIVERFDILFPEYGGEFAKVIDYSINYYQTLIEDFSTKEKMPQIAVSVDMLDTGIDIPEAVNLVFFKKVRSKSKFWQMIGRGTRLCPDLFGIGQDKTHFLIFDYCGNFEFFRENPKGMEGKATESLTEKLFNSKVEIIKELQGMEYQAEDYITHRNELINDVFADLNALDDENFRVRQHIQHVHKYKNKANWNSLSVMNVNEIKEHVSPIIVPFNDDEFAKRFDLVMYTIELAKLQTKNATKPIRGVVTTAEALSKLGTIPQVVAQKPVIDKVMTEEFWESADIFELETVREALRDLIKFIEKEKQKIYFTNFKDEVLEVKENGPIFHSNDLQNYKKKVHHYLQEHRDQLAIHKLRNNKQLTEQDLRTLETILWNELGTKEDYKKDFGDTPVTKLVRQIVGLDPQAANEAFSEFLSNEKLNIYQSRFVKLIVDYVVKNGVMDKKVLQQDPFKSVGSIVELFKDNMDDAKRIIGVIDEINKNAELITGA
- a CDS encoding restriction endonuclease subunit S is translated as MNTAKPSFKKLKEVTESIQYGYTTSASHDSSEPYRLLRITDIQDNLVNWGKVPYAEGVSSKEEVGKFFLKNNDIVFARTGATTGKSYLIEDVPFPAIFASYLIRVRPIQNLVTSSYLYFYFQTPMYWAQVEKSKKGAAQAGVNATILGELRVPILPINEQNNIVLVLSKVQKLIEKRKAQIGTLDQLTQSVFFEMFGDVVKNPKKWDVVKLNDLYEIIDGDRGKNYPKQSDFFEEGYCLFLNTGNVTKKGFSFNKKAFISKDKDEALRKGKLQRNDLVITTRGTVGNVAFYDENIPYNNVRINSGMVILRGKRKINPIYFTHYFRNPLVYKPLISGTAQPQMPISNFKNAKVYLPPFEIQNQFAEIVIQIESEKQKMEISLKLLEETFNTLMQRSFKGELFTQEKLPNS